A genomic segment from Bryobacteraceae bacterium encodes:
- a CDS encoding ankyrin repeat domain-containing protein encodes MAAAQPGPEALRLKEAINHNDLAEVQRMMIANPALHSAPIGYGGDGALTWLAECRVPRVPPDATRLAMAQWMIDNGSDPNQDGGGPLGRAALDAMRIPMMELLVANGADVNIVWRDNWPILTSPCETLDPVMMRWLIEHGADPNFGDRPKLGTALDYLLGAYGRDPVALKECIDILLAAGGRTRHDRPGVLAVIRGRIDELAGLIDADPALVEARYPGLDIGTTAARMLTLKGATLLHAATEFGEMEAAQLLVARGANVNARALVDESGVGGQTPLFHAATQRDDRGLPMVRFLVEHGADLSVRARVPGYYERLDEVLDVTALEYAVLFPGDGGPTQRYLRECSAA; translated from the coding sequence GTGGCTGCAGCGCAGCCGGGCCCGGAAGCCCTCCGGCTCAAGGAAGCGATTAACCACAACGACCTCGCCGAGGTCCAGCGGATGATGATCGCGAATCCCGCGTTGCACAGTGCTCCCATCGGCTACGGCGGCGACGGCGCGCTCACCTGGCTGGCCGAGTGCCGCGTGCCGCGCGTCCCTCCCGATGCCACGCGCCTCGCCATGGCGCAGTGGATGATCGACAACGGGTCCGACCCCAACCAGGACGGCGGCGGACCGCTCGGACGCGCCGCGCTCGACGCCATGCGGATCCCGATGATGGAACTGCTGGTTGCCAACGGCGCCGATGTCAACATCGTTTGGCGTGACAATTGGCCGATCCTCACCTCGCCGTGCGAAACGCTTGACCCGGTGATGATGCGCTGGCTCATCGAGCATGGCGCCGACCCCAACTTCGGCGATCGGCCGAAGCTCGGCACGGCGCTCGATTATCTGCTGGGCGCTTACGGGCGGGACCCCGTGGCGTTGAAGGAGTGCATCGACATCCTCCTGGCGGCGGGTGGACGCACGCGGCATGACCGGCCCGGCGTCCTGGCCGTGATCCGCGGACGCATCGACGAGCTCGCTGGGCTGATCGACGCCGATCCGGCCCTCGTAGAAGCCCGCTACCCGGGGCTCGATATCGGCACCACGGCTGCACGGATGCTGACGCTGAAGGGTGCGACGCTGTTGCACGCCGCTACCGAGTTCGGGGAGATGGAGGCCGCGCAACTGCTCGTCGCGCGGGGGGCGAATGTCAACGCCCGGGCCTTGGTTGACGAATCCGGCGTGGGCGGGCAGACGCCGCTGTTCCATGCGGCTACGCAACGCGACGATCGCGGCCTCCCGATGGTCCGCTTCCTGGTGGAACACGGCGCGGACCTCTCCGTGCGCGCGCGAGTCCCCGGTTACTACGAGCGCCTGGACGAGGTGCTCGACGTTACCGCGCTCGAGTACGCGGTGCTGTTCCCCGGCGACGGCGGACCCACACAACGGTACCTGCGCGAATGCAGCGCCGCGTGA
- a CDS encoding sulfatase-like hydrolase/transferase, translating into MQRRVTRRTLLSTAFAAPSPRPNVLLLLADSWRGQAMPAEDPNLQAPNLARLMREGAVCTRAYTSYAVCCPARASLWTGLSPRDAGVTRNHSLLPLDRPTMSQAFRDAGYRTGYIGKWRLDGGENPGFVPPDRRRGFDYWAAFNVQHRQYGGVYFRDTAEPVPFRGFEPDEETDLALDFLRAGGRDPFFLCVSWVAPHAPYTPPDGFAPGPRTIRLRPNIPEPAAAAARADLAGYYGLCRAVDRNIGRLLAALGRSGAARDTIVVFTSDHGHMLHSHGHDAIDMPYEEAVRIPLVFRFPRRLGRRRVGAPFSIMDLAPTLLSLCGLPPLKDSDGVDLRPALAGGAPIRRDVIHAEGGAIEGVEWRMELRGSRKRVTDAGGDLTHEFDLAKDPYEVHNLHSERKASVGFTLTARREGATAAATATAPSTQATIA; encoded by the coding sequence ATGCAGCGCCGCGTGACCCGCCGTACCCTACTTTCGACGGCATTCGCGGCGCCCTCTCCACGCCCGAACGTCCTGCTCCTCCTCGCCGACTCGTGGCGCGGCCAAGCAATGCCGGCCGAAGATCCCAACCTCCAGGCGCCGAACCTCGCCCGGTTGATGCGCGAAGGCGCGGTCTGTACGCGAGCCTACACAAGCTACGCTGTTTGCTGCCCCGCCCGGGCGTCCCTCTGGACGGGTCTGTCTCCACGCGATGCGGGTGTCACCCGCAACCATTCCCTGCTCCCGCTCGACCGGCCGACAATGTCGCAAGCCTTCCGCGATGCCGGCTACCGTACCGGCTACATCGGCAAGTGGCGCCTCGACGGCGGCGAAAATCCTGGGTTCGTTCCCCCGGATCGCCGCCGCGGCTTCGACTACTGGGCAGCGTTCAACGTGCAGCACCGGCAGTATGGCGGCGTCTACTTTCGCGATACAGCGGAGCCCGTTCCGTTCCGGGGGTTCGAACCGGACGAGGAGACCGATCTGGCGCTCGATTTCCTGCGCGCGGGTGGCCGCGATCCGTTCTTCCTCTGCGTATCCTGGGTGGCGCCGCACGCGCCCTACACGCCTCCCGATGGGTTCGCGCCGGGGCCGCGAACCATCCGCCTTCGTCCCAATATTCCTGAGCCGGCAGCCGCCGCCGCCCGAGCGGATCTCGCCGGATACTACGGGCTGTGCCGCGCTGTCGACCGGAATATCGGCCGGCTGCTCGCCGCGCTCGGACGCTCCGGCGCGGCTCGCGACACGATCGTCGTCTTCACCTCGGACCACGGCCATATGCTCCACTCGCACGGCCACGATGCGATCGACATGCCGTACGAGGAGGCCGTACGGATCCCACTCGTCTTTCGCTTCCCCCGCCGCCTCGGGCGCCGCCGCGTTGGCGCGCCGTTCTCGATCATGGATCTTGCTCCCACGCTGTTGAGCCTCTGCGGTCTCCCTCCCCTGAAAGACTCGGACGGCGTGGACTTGCGCCCCGCGCTGGCCGGGGGCGCGCCGATCCGTCGAGACGTCATCCACGCCGAAGGCGGCGCTATCGAGGGGGTCGAGTGGCGAATGGAGCTACGGGGTAGCCGCAAGCGAGTCACCGATGCGGGCGGCGATCTCACCCACGAGTTCGATCTCGCCAAGGACCCCTACGAAGTCCACAATCTTCACTCTGAGCGCAAGGCGTCGGTTGGATTCACGCTCACCGCGCGAAGGGAAGGCGCCACGGCGGCCGCGACCGCAACCGCGCCAAGTACGCAGGCCACGATCGCATAG
- a CDS encoding ADOP family duplicated permease, whose translation MEWFRKLAARLAGNPGDDAAEEIRFHREERAAELEAAGRPPREAAAQAAREIGSAAAAIEESRDAWRLGWIEDLARDLRYGARALVRDKAFTVTAVASLALGIGLNTAMFSLAAEFLFSEPSVRDPARIAHIRVGGNSHASPEEVRYLRESGVYDGLAGYHHGEANWNAGDASLRLQTFLVTGDFFEVLGVPVAAGRGIVPGDRDAAVITHRFWRSRLGGDPAALSRILTIDGRAHTIAGILPEGHRCLTGFGFEPDLYLPLTNETMRIELYGRLPEGVSHAAAREQTRAVAARLDRALPGGYKRAADIRVNGLTSIQRIKSNSIGTVAVFFAMLMAAVDLVLLIACINVASLLLARASARRQELAVRLSLGAGRSRLVRQLLAESLLLAAIATAAGISLNLVLTRMLNQLRLPLPAPVYVRVEPDWRLLVYAAAVAVACAIVAGLLPALKAARWAGAIHGSRETGSGARLRSAMVGGQVAVTFVVLAVAVLFLRNLARSSSMSPGFDVDRLVYANMRVVPERYATDARLTQTHAEALAAVRAIPGVERAAAAAVVPFQDQETRGGTFSVAGDPKKHRVQRVHNYVTPDYFRAAGIPILAGREFEPGDEHAGARAIIVNRAFAERVWGTVAVVGRVLDFGGDSRMTVAGVCANSKFMTIGEDDKAASYEPYVVRDGDRRFRIELLIRTAAPESIVNDVRGVLSALDRSAAVEVRPMSRAMGIAMLPSQIGAGLMGAIGLMGLVLASVGLYGVLAYGVARRVREIGVRMALGAQRRDVVGLVVQDTAWIAGAGVTMGAAVAVFVTKPLAMFLIAGLKPSDPLNYAIVACVLGAVAVAAAVAPSLRAVSVNPTDALRSE comes from the coding sequence ATGGAATGGTTTCGCAAGCTCGCCGCACGCCTCGCCGGAAACCCCGGCGACGACGCGGCCGAAGAAATCCGCTTCCATCGCGAGGAGCGGGCCGCGGAGCTCGAAGCCGCCGGACGGCCGCCCCGCGAAGCGGCCGCGCAGGCCGCTCGAGAGATCGGCAGCGCCGCCGCGGCCATTGAGGAATCGCGCGACGCCTGGCGGCTCGGCTGGATCGAGGATCTCGCCCGGGACCTCCGCTACGGCGCCCGCGCCCTGGTCCGCGACAAGGCGTTCACGGTCACCGCCGTCGCCTCGCTCGCACTGGGCATCGGCCTCAACACGGCGATGTTCAGCCTCGCCGCGGAGTTTCTGTTTAGCGAACCCTCGGTCCGCGACCCGGCGCGCATAGCCCACATCCGCGTCGGCGGCAACAGTCACGCTTCTCCCGAAGAAGTCCGGTACCTGCGGGAATCCGGCGTCTACGACGGCCTGGCCGGATACCACCATGGCGAGGCAAACTGGAACGCGGGCGACGCGAGTCTGCGGCTGCAAACCTTTCTCGTGACCGGAGACTTCTTCGAGGTGCTCGGCGTGCCGGTGGCGGCCGGCCGCGGCATCGTTCCGGGTGACCGCGACGCCGCCGTGATCACGCATCGCTTCTGGCGGAGCCGACTCGGCGGAGACCCGGCCGCGCTTTCCCGCATCCTCACCATCGACGGCCGCGCGCACACGATCGCCGGCATCCTGCCCGAAGGCCACCGCTGCCTCACCGGCTTCGGCTTCGAGCCGGATCTTTACCTGCCGCTCACGAACGAAACGATGCGGATCGAGCTGTACGGCCGCCTTCCGGAAGGCGTCAGCCATGCCGCCGCCAGGGAACAAACACGCGCCGTGGCTGCGCGGCTCGACCGCGCCTTGCCCGGCGGCTACAAACGCGCCGCCGATATCCGCGTCAACGGACTCACCAGCATTCAGCGCATCAAGAGCAACAGCATCGGAACCGTGGCCGTGTTCTTCGCCATGCTGATGGCCGCGGTTGACCTCGTGCTGCTGATTGCCTGCATCAACGTGGCGAGCCTGCTGCTGGCGCGTGCTTCGGCGCGGAGGCAGGAACTCGCCGTCCGGCTCAGTCTCGGCGCCGGACGAAGCCGGCTCGTGCGGCAGCTACTGGCCGAGTCCCTGCTGCTCGCCGCCATCGCCACCGCCGCGGGCATCAGTCTGAATCTCGTCCTCACGAGGATGCTCAATCAACTGCGGCTGCCGCTTCCGGCGCCGGTCTATGTCCGCGTCGAGCCGGACTGGAGGCTGCTCGTCTACGCCGCCGCGGTGGCTGTCGCCTGCGCGATCGTGGCGGGACTTCTTCCGGCGCTCAAGGCCGCGCGCTGGGCGGGCGCCATTCATGGCTCGCGCGAGACCGGATCGGGCGCGCGGCTGCGATCGGCAATGGTCGGCGGACAGGTCGCCGTGACGTTCGTTGTGCTCGCCGTCGCGGTGCTGTTTCTCCGCAACCTGGCGCGTTCGTCGTCGATGAGTCCGGGCTTCGACGTGGACCGGCTGGTCTACGCGAACATGCGCGTGGTGCCCGAGCGCTACGCCACCGATGCGCGCCTCACGCAAACGCATGCCGAGGCCCTGGCGGCCGTGCGGGCGATACCGGGTGTGGAAAGAGCCGCCGCCGCGGCTGTGGTCCCGTTCCAGGATCAGGAGACCCGCGGCGGGACGTTTTCCGTCGCCGGCGATCCGAAGAAGCACCGGGTCCAGCGGGTTCACAACTACGTGACGCCGGACTATTTCCGCGCCGCCGGAATCCCCATCCTCGCCGGGCGGGAGTTCGAGCCCGGCGACGAACACGCCGGCGCCCGTGCGATCATCGTCAACCGCGCGTTCGCTGAGCGCGTTTGGGGCACGGTCGCCGTAGTCGGGCGCGTCCTGGACTTCGGCGGCGACTCGCGAATGACGGTGGCCGGCGTGTGCGCGAACTCCAAGTTCATGACCATCGGCGAAGACGACAAAGCAGCGTCGTACGAGCCCTACGTCGTGCGCGACGGAGACCGGCGCTTCCGCATCGAATTGCTGATCCGGACGGCGGCGCCCGAGTCAATCGTCAACGACGTCCGCGGCGTTCTTTCGGCGCTCGACCGTTCCGCGGCGGTCGAGGTGAGACCGATGAGCCGTGCGATGGGCATCGCCATGCTGCCGAGCCAGATCGGCGCCGGGCTCATGGGCGCCATCGGACTCATGGGGCTCGTCTTGGCTTCGGTGGGTTTGTACGGCGTCCTGGCGTACGGCGTGGCGCGCCGCGTACGTGAAATCGGCGTGCGAATGGCGCTCGGGGCGCAGCGGCGCGATGTTGTTGGGCTCGTGGTGCAGGACACGGCCTGGATCGCCGGCGCGGGAGTGACGATGGGAGCGGCGGTGGCGGTGTTCGTCACCAAGCCCCTCGCGATGTTCCTTATCGCCGGCCTCAAGCCCTCCGATCCTCTCAACTATGCGATCGTGGCCTGCGTACTTGGCGCGGTTGCGGTCGCGGCCGCCGTGGCGCCTTCCCTTCGCGCGGTGAGCGTGAATCCAACCGACGCCTTGCGCTCAGAGTGA
- a CDS encoding PadR family transcriptional regulator yields MPPSTNPEFLPGTLYMLVLRALAGGPMHGYAIARRIKDVSADALAVEEGSLYPALNRMLAKGWLTASWGVSETNRKARFYKLTPAGRKQLEEESREFERLVRGIQLVMKNA; encoded by the coding sequence ATGCCGCCGTCCACCAACCCCGAATTTCTCCCAGGCACGCTCTACATGCTCGTGCTGCGAGCGCTCGCCGGCGGGCCGATGCACGGCTACGCCATCGCACGCCGCATCAAGGACGTTTCCGCCGACGCCCTGGCGGTGGAGGAGGGGTCGCTGTACCCGGCCCTCAACCGCATGCTTGCCAAAGGCTGGCTCACCGCGTCGTGGGGCGTGTCGGAAACCAACCGCAAGGCGCGTTTCTACAAACTCACGCCCGCTGGACGGAAGCAACTCGAAGAGGAAAGCCGCGAGTTCGAACGTCTGGTGCGCGGCATTCAACTGGTCATGAAGAACGCCTGA
- a CDS encoding metallophosphoesterase, protein MTRRRWFQALTAGLAGRIGGAAEDRDLGVVHAGNPVRAVAFGDFGYDGHDSGQRKVAEAIERRHRETRFHFGLTLGDNFYPRGVKSVHDPKWKEIWEADYGKLRIPFYATLGNHDYMGNEQAQVEYTARSESWKMPFRYYTFAAGPVRFFALDTDEGTAKHWFFQSAWSDRQAEWLDEQLAKHAAARWKIVYGHHPIFSDGHHGDEKRLQKKLLPILEKHKVDLYLCGHEHDLQHHESNGIDFVIAGGGGKDTRSVAARRARYAEGRHGFLEIKATEALVEARLTALDGSLLHGVKREKAGS, encoded by the coding sequence GTGACGCGAAGACGATGGTTTCAAGCGCTGACGGCCGGCCTGGCCGGCAGGATCGGTGGCGCGGCCGAGGATCGCGATCTGGGTGTCGTCCATGCGGGCAATCCGGTGCGCGCGGTGGCGTTCGGCGATTTCGGCTACGACGGGCACGATTCCGGGCAGCGGAAAGTGGCCGAGGCGATCGAGCGCCGGCACCGGGAGACCCGGTTCCATTTCGGCCTCACGCTCGGCGACAACTTCTACCCGCGTGGCGTAAAGAGCGTCCACGATCCGAAATGGAAGGAGATCTGGGAGGCCGACTACGGCAAACTGCGGATTCCTTTCTACGCCACGCTCGGCAATCACGACTACATGGGAAACGAGCAGGCGCAGGTGGAGTACACGGCGCGGAGCGAGTCGTGGAAGATGCCATTCCGGTACTACACCTTCGCGGCCGGTCCGGTTCGTTTCTTCGCGCTCGATACCGACGAGGGAACGGCCAAGCACTGGTTTTTTCAATCCGCGTGGTCAGACCGGCAGGCCGAATGGCTGGACGAACAACTGGCGAAACACGCGGCCGCGCGATGGAAGATCGTCTACGGACACCACCCGATTTTTTCGGATGGGCATCACGGCGATGAAAAGAGGCTACAAAAGAAGCTCCTGCCGATTCTCGAAAAACACAAGGTGGATTTGTATCTATGCGGCCATGAGCATGACTTGCAGCACCACGAATCGAACGGGATCGATTTCGTCATCGCCGGAGGCGGCGGCAAGGACACCCGATCGGTGGCTGCGCGACGGGCGCGCTACGCCGAGGGACGGCATGGATTCCTGGAGATCAAGGCGACCGAAGCCCTGGTGGAGGCGCGGCTCACCGCTCTCGACGGATCGCTACTGCACGGAGTGAAACGGGAAAAGGCGGGATCCTAA
- a CDS encoding PilZ domain-containing protein, with product MLQTDQRRNQRFELRLPIELVRSGSSPLGKTSETRNVSSGGVLFSTESQLAVGDPLEYFLTLPTGRDPRGTRLHCVGTIIRTEPRGGRSAQPQERPFNVAATLERYEFVRDRG from the coding sequence ATGCTCCAAACCGATCAGCGCCGGAATCAACGCTTCGAGTTGCGCCTCCCAATTGAACTCGTCCGTTCCGGGTCGTCGCCGCTGGGCAAGACTTCAGAAACCAGGAACGTCAGTTCCGGAGGAGTGTTGTTCAGCACGGAATCCCAGCTCGCCGTCGGTGATCCACTGGAGTACTTCCTGACGCTGCCCACGGGCCGCGATCCACGCGGCACGCGTCTCCACTGCGTCGGTACAATCATCCGGACCGAACCGCGCGGCGGCCGCAGCGCGCAGCCGCAAGAGCGCCCGTTCAACGTGGCCGCGACGCTCGAACGCTACGAGTTCGTCCGCGACCGCGGTTAG